From one Suicoccus acidiformans genomic stretch:
- a CDS encoding amidohydrolase — protein sequence MSLKEQLFEKIDAKTERMIDIRRYLHEHPELSFEEEKTGQYIVDFYKDLPHDGIETNVGGMNGSVVTIQGGQAGPTIALRADFDALPIQEDTGLPFASKVDGVMHACGHDGHTAYLLILAESLIELKDQIKGTVKIVHQPAEEVSPGGAKTILESGLLDDVEAMFGIHVMTNAQTGIVQVRKGNVQTGRSNFSMTVRGKSGHGSSPHQANDAIVAAAAFVTNVQSMISRRIDPFDMAVFTIGNFDGTGQANVINDHVQLDGDVRTMSTQASETIMKYMHHFADGIREMYQVDVDLDFAYDYPVLHNDEGVTERVWKALEDMNVPGVELEESPKQAPSEDFAFYAEKIPATFFYVGCTPEGQEAFPHHHPKFFMDEQALTISVKAMATVVDEFVG from the coding sequence ATGAGTTTAAAGGAGCAATTGTTTGAGAAGATTGATGCGAAGACGGAGCGGATGATTGATATTCGGCGTTATTTGCATGAGCATCCGGAGTTGTCTTTTGAGGAAGAGAAGACGGGGCAATATATTGTGGATTTCTACAAGGATTTGCCGCATGATGGCATTGAGACAAACGTTGGTGGGATGAATGGGAGTGTTGTGACGATTCAAGGAGGCCAAGCGGGTCCAACGATTGCTTTGCGGGCGGACTTTGATGCCTTGCCTATTCAAGAGGATACTGGTTTGCCTTTTGCATCAAAGGTGGATGGTGTCATGCATGCGTGTGGGCATGATGGCCATACTGCGTACTTATTAATTTTGGCTGAGTCGCTGATTGAGTTAAAGGATCAAATTAAAGGCACGGTCAAAATCGTTCATCAGCCAGCCGAAGAAGTTTCGCCGGGTGGAGCGAAGACGATTCTAGAGTCTGGTTTATTAGATGATGTGGAGGCGATGTTTGGTATTCATGTCATGACCAATGCGCAAACGGGGATAGTTCAAGTGCGTAAGGGGAATGTGCAGACTGGTCGCTCGAACTTTTCTATGACGGTTCGCGGTAAATCTGGACACGGCTCGAGTCCGCATCAAGCCAATGATGCGATTGTGGCAGCGGCTGCTTTTGTCACGAATGTTCAGTCGATGATTAGTCGACGGATTGATCCTTTTGATATGGCTGTCTTTACGATTGGTAATTTCGATGGGACGGGCCAAGCGAATGTGATTAACGATCATGTGCAATTGGACGGGGATGTGCGAACGATGTCCACGCAGGCATCTGAGACGATTATGAAATACATGCATCACTTTGCTGATGGGATTCGGGAGATGTATCAGGTGGATGTTGATTTGGATTTTGCTTATGATTATCCAGTGCTTCATAATGACGAAGGAGTGACTGAGCGAGTGTGGAAAGCCTTGGAAGATATGAATGTGCCAGGGGTTGAGCTGGAGGAAAGCCCTAAGCAAGCCCCCTCAGAAGACTTTGCTTTCTATGCTGAGAAGATACCGGCAACCTTCTTCTATGTCGGCTGTACT
- a CDS encoding dihydroorotase has translation MTLIKNGRLVDAHASYQADIQLKDGQIVAIGQDLPAADGERVIDATGKVVMPAFVELHAHFRDPGFTYKEDLASGSQAALQGGFGTVNLMANTKPVVDTPEVYEDIMARGKELDLINIFQNYAVSKNLAGEEFVDFATIPESVKFLSDDGFGLFNNKQTFELFEILRDKGLGIMIHEEDKELSEIDYRYAEDVHTWRDVYFAGKIGNPVHFCHVSTEDSLDAVRYGKAKGWPVTMEVTPHHIYLYDSDYKVHPPIRAKADVEALIAGILDGTVDAIATDHAPHSAEDKANGSPGMIGLETAFPITYKVLVEEYGQPLELVARLMSSRPAEIMGLNKGRLEVGYDADLTVIDLEKTYTATNFASKSQNSPFTGESFNGLIEMTIVGGEVKFERENE, from the coding sequence ATGACTTTAATTAAGAACGGACGCCTAGTTGATGCCCATGCGTCCTATCAAGCAGATATTCAATTGAAAGACGGTCAAATCGTAGCCATCGGCCAAGACTTACCAGCCGCTGACGGGGAACGGGTTATTGACGCTACCGGCAAGGTAGTCATGCCCGCTTTTGTGGAACTGCACGCGCATTTTCGTGACCCTGGCTTTACTTATAAGGAAGACTTGGCCTCCGGTTCTCAAGCTGCCCTGCAAGGAGGCTTTGGGACGGTGAATTTGATGGCCAATACGAAACCGGTGGTAGACACTCCGGAAGTATACGAAGATATTATGGCCCGGGGCAAGGAGCTGGACTTAATCAACATCTTCCAAAACTATGCCGTCAGTAAAAACCTAGCGGGCGAAGAATTTGTGGACTTTGCGACCATTCCTGAATCCGTGAAATTCCTTTCCGATGACGGCTTTGGCTTATTCAATAACAAGCAGACCTTTGAGCTTTTCGAGATTTTGCGTGATAAGGGCTTAGGAATTATGATTCATGAAGAAGATAAAGAGCTTTCCGAAATTGATTATCGCTACGCAGAAGATGTGCATACTTGGCGCGACGTATATTTCGCCGGCAAGATTGGTAACCCAGTACATTTCTGCCACGTGTCTACGGAAGATTCTCTTGACGCAGTGCGTTACGGCAAGGCCAAGGGTTGGCCGGTGACGATGGAAGTGACGCCACACCACATTTACTTGTACGATTCCGATTATAAAGTCCACCCACCGATTCGGGCGAAAGCTGATGTGGAGGCTTTAATTGCAGGCATTCTGGACGGCACAGTCGATGCGATTGCGACGGACCACGCCCCTCATTCGGCTGAAGATAAAGCCAATGGCTCACCAGGTATGATTGGCTTGGAAACAGCTTTCCCCATTACTTACAAGGTCCTTGTGGAAGAATATGGGCAACCGCTAGAACTTGTCGCCCGCTTGATGAGTAGTCGCCCAGCAGAGATTATGGGCTTAAATAAAGGCCGTTTAGAAGTCGGCTATGATGCAGACCTAACCGTAATTGATTTAGAGAAAACTTATACAGCGACAAACTTTGCATCCAAATCACAAAATAGTCCATTTACCGGAGAAAGCTTCAATGGACTGATTGAAATGACGATTGTTGGAGGAGAAGTTAAATTTGAAAGGGAGAATGAATAA
- the pyrB gene encoding aspartate carbamoyltransferase: protein MALASNHLININDFSVSEINEVLTLAQEIIKCPNDYSHLCDGIILGTLFFEPSTRTRLSFESAIRRLGGSSIGFSEASSSSTAKGETLADTIRTVSQYTDIIAMRHPKEGSAMIARQASGVPLINAGDGGHQHPTQTLTDLLTILETKGTLEGLTIGLCGDLKFGRTVHSLIHMMIQYPNNRFVLISPEELVVPDYILMLLKQQNVEFVMEERLEHVIDQLDVLYMTRVQKERFFNEADYERLKDSYILDIYKLKLAKADLAILHPLPRVNEIHVEVDADPRAKYFDQVGYGVKVRMALILKLLGVK, encoded by the coding sequence ATGGCATTAGCAAGCAATCATCTTATTAATATCAATGACTTTTCTGTTTCTGAAATCAATGAAGTATTGACTTTAGCGCAGGAAATAATTAAGTGTCCCAATGATTATTCACATTTATGTGATGGTATCATTTTAGGGACACTTTTTTTTGAGCCTTCGACCCGTACCCGCTTAAGTTTCGAATCGGCGATTCGGCGTTTAGGTGGGTCAAGTATTGGCTTTTCGGAAGCGAGTTCTTCGTCAACTGCCAAAGGGGAAACTTTAGCCGATACGATTCGGACGGTCTCTCAGTATACGGATATTATCGCTATGCGCCATCCTAAGGAAGGGAGTGCCATGATTGCCCGTCAAGCTAGTGGCGTGCCGCTTATTAATGCTGGGGACGGCGGTCATCAGCATCCGACGCAAACGTTAACGGACTTATTGACGATTCTAGAGACGAAAGGGACTTTAGAAGGCTTGACGATTGGCCTATGTGGAGATTTGAAGTTTGGCCGGACGGTTCATTCACTCATTCACATGATGATTCAATATCCGAATAACCGCTTTGTGCTTATATCGCCGGAAGAGTTGGTAGTGCCAGATTATATTCTGATGCTCTTGAAGCAGCAGAATGTTGAATTTGTGATGGAAGAGCGTTTAGAGCATGTGATTGATCAACTGGATGTCTTGTATATGACGCGGGTTCAAAAAGAGCGTTTCTTCAACGAGGCGGATTATGAGCGCTTGAAAGATAGTTATATTCTTGATATATATAAGTTGAAGTTGGCTAAAGCAGACCTAGCTATTCTTCATCCCCTCCCACGGGTGAATGAAATTCATGTGGAAGTCGACGCAGACCCTCGGGCGAAGTATTTCGACCAAGTGGGTTATGGTGTGAAGGTGCGGATGGCGCTAATCTTGAAATTGTTAGGAGTGAAATAA
- a CDS encoding ABC transporter ATP-binding protein, translated as MQKKRRFNLREQGEILRYLLAFTQGYRRYFALSMLLMLIASTIAAYLPIIVQRYIDEVLAPGRANLRLTLGVACVYIGLELVRSTMGYVQDYLFKLASEGSVAKMRNRLYRKLGQMNMAYFHTTPNGEVVSRITNDTETIKEFWNVFLSFFDGLTNAIMIGFAMVSLSARISWVFMAFVPLVLILIYTYQKTSTLVYQRMRDALAQVNARLSESIGGMRVIQHFNQEERMAAEFEAIDAHYVDARIRMFKMNALLLNPAVNLIQQVVLATVILLFGYLLTHGHALEVGLVYAFTSYAQSFFSPIAQMMDSLSQYQDALVAGHRGMNLLADERLEPKQAPDALDVAMDGSLTMRDLSFSYDGVTPVLEDIHLTGEAGEMLAFVGHTGAGKSTLINLLMRFYEFETGEILYDGRSIRAYTKESLRSQLSFVQQDSFMFYGNFYDNIRLNGAYSDEEVEAAAKFSGAHDFISNLPEGYQTMISEGGTSLSAGQKQLVSIARAVLRQTPILIFDEATANIDSQTEQQIQESLGQIRQKHTLIVIAHRLSTIKDADQIFVLEHGKIIESGQHDALIAQEGTYYDMYRLQSLQGQTMG; from the coding sequence ATGCAGAAGAAACGACGTTTTAATTTACGAGAACAGGGGGAGATTTTGCGTTATCTGCTGGCCTTTACACAAGGGTATCGGCGGTATTTCGCCTTGTCGATGCTTTTGATGTTGATTGCTTCAACTATTGCAGCTTATTTGCCGATTATTGTTCAGCGCTATATCGATGAGGTACTAGCTCCAGGACGGGCCAATTTGAGGTTGACCTTGGGCGTTGCCTGCGTCTATATCGGCTTGGAACTGGTGCGCAGTACTATGGGTTATGTGCAAGACTATCTTTTTAAGCTGGCCTCTGAAGGATCGGTGGCCAAGATGCGCAACCGTCTTTATCGTAAATTGGGCCAGATGAATATGGCTTATTTCCATACGACGCCGAACGGGGAAGTTGTCTCGCGGATTACCAATGATACGGAGACGATTAAAGAATTCTGGAATGTGTTCTTGAGTTTCTTCGATGGGTTGACCAATGCGATTATGATTGGCTTTGCGATGGTCTCCTTGAGTGCACGGATTTCCTGGGTTTTTATGGCTTTCGTGCCCTTAGTCCTCATACTTATTTATACCTATCAGAAAACTTCGACCCTCGTGTACCAACGTATGCGGGATGCCCTTGCGCAAGTTAATGCACGTTTGAGTGAATCGATTGGTGGCATGCGGGTGATTCAGCACTTTAATCAGGAAGAGCGGATGGCAGCGGAGTTTGAAGCGATTGATGCGCATTATGTGGACGCGCGGATTCGGATGTTCAAGATGAATGCGCTCTTGTTAAATCCGGCGGTGAATTTAATTCAACAAGTCGTCTTAGCGACGGTCATTCTCTTGTTCGGTTATTTGCTGACGCATGGCCATGCCCTGGAAGTTGGCTTGGTTTACGCCTTCACGTCTTATGCCCAATCTTTCTTTAGTCCTATTGCACAGATGATGGACAGTCTTAGTCAGTATCAAGATGCCTTAGTTGCCGGCCATCGGGGTATGAATCTCTTAGCTGATGAGCGTTTGGAACCGAAGCAAGCACCAGATGCTTTGGATGTGGCTATGGATGGTAGCTTAACCATGCGTGATTTAAGTTTCTCCTATGATGGGGTAACACCGGTCTTAGAAGATATTCATTTAACGGGTGAGGCCGGGGAGATGTTAGCCTTTGTGGGTCATACGGGAGCGGGCAAGAGTACTTTGATTAATCTTCTAATGCGCTTTTATGAATTTGAGACGGGGGAGATCTTGTATGATGGTCGGAGCATTCGGGCCTATACCAAGGAAAGTTTGCGCTCACAGCTTAGCTTTGTCCAACAAGATAGCTTCATGTTCTATGGGAATTTCTATGATAATATTCGCCTGAACGGGGCTTACTCTGATGAAGAAGTTGAAGCGGCCGCGAAATTCTCCGGTGCCCATGACTTTATCTCCAACTTACCCGAAGGCTATCAGACGATGATATCTGAAGGGGGCACCTCCCTGTCCGCCGGCCAAAAGCAACTTGTTAGCATTGCTCGGGCGGTTTTACGGCAGACGCCGATTTTAATCTTTGACGAGGCGACAGCGAATATCGACAGCCAAACCGAGCAGCAAATTCAAGAAAGCTTAGGCCAAATTCGCCAAAAGCATACGCTAATTGTCATTGCCCATCGCTTATCAACGATAAAGGATGCCGATCAAATCTTCGTGCTAGAACACGGTAAGATTATCGAATCTGGTCAGCATGATGCCTTAATTGCCCAAGAGGGGACTTACTACGATATGTATCGCCTGCAAAGCCTGCAAGGACAGACCATGGGTTAA
- a CDS encoding dihydroorotate dehydrogenase, translating into MTNRLEVQLPGMTLKNPIIPASGCVGYGESLSEKYDLGLLGSLVIKSTTLEERLGNPDPKYAHTKDGILNAVGLKNPGIDVVMAEKLPFLAQFDLPIIASVAGSTEEDYIAVCEQITQAENVKAIELNVSCPNVKEGGITFGTDPDIVAQLVRKVKAVITVPLYVKLTPNVTDITVIAKAVEEAGADAITAINTVTGLAINVETGQPMLGNVTGGLSGSSLKHIALRMVHQIASTVDIPVIGVGGISTVDDVLEMLMVGATAVQIGSVNYANPMAGPDIIEALPKRMDELGIEILADIKRFDA; encoded by the coding sequence ATGACAAACCGTTTAGAAGTTCAATTACCAGGCATGACGTTGAAGAATCCAATCATTCCAGCTTCTGGCTGTGTAGGCTATGGTGAAAGTCTTTCAGAGAAGTATGACCTCGGCCTCCTCGGCTCATTAGTTATCAAAAGTACGACCTTAGAAGAGCGTCTAGGCAACCCTGACCCTAAATATGCTCATACGAAAGATGGTATTTTGAACGCGGTGGGCTTGAAAAACCCGGGAATTGACGTTGTTATGGCGGAGAAATTGCCTTTCTTAGCCCAATTCGACTTGCCGATTATTGCTAGTGTGGCTGGCTCTACAGAAGAAGATTACATCGCCGTATGTGAGCAAATTACTCAAGCGGAAAATGTGAAAGCTATCGAATTAAACGTATCTTGTCCAAACGTTAAAGAAGGCGGCATCACCTTTGGTACCGATCCCGATATTGTGGCCCAATTAGTCCGCAAGGTCAAAGCAGTTATCACGGTGCCTCTATACGTGAAATTGACTCCCAATGTTACCGACATTACGGTTATTGCTAAAGCAGTTGAAGAAGCAGGTGCTGACGCGATTACCGCAATCAATACTGTGACCGGCTTGGCCATCAATGTTGAAACCGGCCAACCAATGCTAGGCAATGTGACCGGCGGTTTATCCGGCTCAAGCTTGAAGCATATCGCCTTGCGTATGGTGCACCAAATTGCTAGTACGGTTGATATTCCGGTAATCGGCGTAGGCGGTATTTCAACTGTAGACGACGTGCTAGAAATGTTGATGGTTGGTGCAACAGCGGTTCAAATCGGTTCAGTAAATTATGCCAATCCAATGGCCGGACCTGATATTATCGAAGCCTTGCCGAAGCGAATGGATGAACTAGGCATTGAAATATTAGCAGACATTAAGCGTTTTGACGCATAA
- a CDS encoding aspartate carbamoyltransferase regulatory subunit, translating into MLEVTSIENGIVIDHIHPGHGIKIFNLLRLDQFDDRVALMMNVDSQLQGRKDIIKIQGDLTHMDFDILGVVDPHITVNYIQNGQIIKKGSVELPERIHSYLSCTNPRCITQTERYAQPSFVLVDAEESVYACEYCDHLYDAEEIK; encoded by the coding sequence ATGTTAGAAGTAACCTCTATTGAGAATGGTATTGTCATTGACCACATTCATCCTGGGCATGGGATTAAGATTTTCAATTTGCTCCGGCTCGATCAGTTCGATGACCGGGTGGCCTTGATGATGAATGTGGATAGTCAACTGCAAGGTCGCAAAGACATTATCAAAATTCAAGGCGATTTAACCCATATGGACTTTGATATTCTAGGCGTGGTTGACCCACATATTACCGTCAACTACATCCAAAACGGTCAAATTATTAAGAAAGGCTCTGTCGAACTGCCTGAGCGCATTCATTCCTACTTGTCTTGTACGAACCCGCGTTGCATTACGCAAACAGAGCGCTACGCTCAACCTAGTTTTGTCTTAGTGGATGCTGAAGAGAGTGTTTATGCTTGTGAATATTGTGATCACTTATATGATGCGGAGGAGATTAAATGA
- a CDS encoding Spx/MgsR family RNA polymerase-binding regulatory protein — translation MLKIYGLKHCTTAKRGQKFLDDHGLEHTDMIDIRENPPTEAEIRLALAGVDHQVRKVMNTSGGLYRELGLKDKLADMSEADVVKLLSENGMLVKRPLITDGEQATVGAKEEHLREVWL, via the coding sequence ATGCTTAAAATTTATGGTTTAAAACATTGTACTACCGCTAAACGGGGGCAAAAGTTTCTCGATGATCATGGCCTTGAACATACCGACATGATTGATATTCGGGAGAATCCACCGACGGAAGCCGAGATTCGCTTGGCTTTAGCTGGCGTGGATCATCAAGTGCGTAAGGTGATGAACACTTCGGGCGGTTTATACCGAGAGCTGGGCTTGAAAGATAAGTTGGCCGATATGAGCGAAGCGGACGTGGTGAAGCTTCTGAGCGAAAACGGCATGTTGGTGAAGCGTCCTCTCATTACGGACGGTGAGCAGGCGACGGTTGGTGCTAAGGAGGAACACTTGCGAGAAGTTTGGTTGTAA
- a CDS encoding ABC transporter ATP-binding protein, with product MAIYRKLAWFFKWRWQSYGIVVLLLVVCAILTAIVPLIVGNFVDLLLAGTLTWQATLEHASWVLGIGLVMYVFRYIWRSQLFTNSTLLESTLRKRLYHHFLKMDAAFFDRYRTGDLLAHATNDLNYIKFVAGGGIITLTDSIAISLVTLTSMVVFIDGQLTVLTNLPFLLLPFVVRVLTRRINGHYQKAMASFSRMNDHVQESVAGMQVIKTFGEEEANYRAFEEQTADVVEQNRQAYRLDAAYTPAIRLVTALTYGLTLFLGTYFVQAGRISIGDLVAYFSYLGTMVYPLIAVGRLANTLERGNVSYDRVMALLDEEAMIENPHGAVTNFKAAPLKVEIERFTYPESQEPTLVDVAFQLEAGQTLGLVGPTGSGKSTIFELLVRSYDIDAGTLTYGQDSINRLDLNVLHEQIGYVSQNGRLFSTTIRDNIRFGRPELSQAEVERYAKLAAVHEDILALPQGYDTQVGERGVSLSGGQRQRVTIARTLAMEPDLLLFDDALSAVDAKTERQILANLQEERRGQMNIIAAHRMSTVQGADEILVLRKGRVVERGSHGELIQADGWYNKMYEQQQLERKLSGEEVEDAEETTF from the coding sequence GTGGCGATTTATCGCAAATTAGCTTGGTTTTTTAAGTGGCGTTGGCAGAGTTATGGGATTGTCGTGTTGTTATTGGTGGTCTGTGCGATTCTGACGGCGATTGTTCCACTGATTGTGGGGAATTTCGTCGACTTACTATTGGCGGGAACGTTGACGTGGCAAGCGACGTTAGAACATGCTAGCTGGGTGCTCGGGATTGGTCTGGTAATGTATGTCTTTCGTTATATTTGGCGCAGTCAGCTCTTTACCAATTCGACGCTTTTAGAATCCACGCTTCGCAAACGGCTGTATCATCATTTCTTGAAGATGGATGCGGCGTTCTTTGATCGCTATCGGACAGGGGATTTGTTGGCGCATGCGACGAATGATTTGAATTATATTAAATTTGTGGCAGGTGGTGGGATTATTACGTTGACGGACTCTATTGCGATTAGTCTCGTCACGCTTACGTCTATGGTTGTCTTTATCGATGGGCAATTAACGGTATTGACGAATTTACCGTTTCTGCTACTACCTTTTGTGGTGCGTGTCTTAACCCGGCGCATTAATGGCCACTATCAGAAAGCTATGGCGTCTTTCTCGCGGATGAATGATCATGTGCAGGAATCAGTGGCGGGCATGCAAGTCATTAAGACCTTTGGCGAAGAGGAGGCGAATTATCGGGCCTTCGAGGAGCAAACGGCAGATGTGGTTGAGCAGAACCGGCAAGCTTACCGCCTAGATGCGGCTTATACGCCTGCAATTCGCTTGGTAACAGCCTTGACCTATGGCTTAACCTTGTTCCTTGGTACTTATTTCGTCCAAGCTGGCCGTATTTCGATTGGAGACTTGGTGGCTTACTTTAGTTATTTAGGGACGATGGTGTATCCTTTAATTGCGGTCGGTCGTCTGGCTAATACCCTGGAGCGGGGGAATGTGAGTTATGACCGGGTGATGGCGCTTTTGGATGAGGAAGCAATGATTGAAAATCCTCATGGTGCTGTAACCAACTTTAAGGCGGCACCGTTAAAGGTAGAAATTGAGCGTTTCACCTATCCTGAAAGCCAGGAGCCGACTTTGGTGGATGTGGCCTTTCAATTGGAAGCGGGCCAGACACTGGGTCTAGTGGGGCCAACGGGTTCTGGGAAATCAACCATCTTTGAATTGCTGGTCCGCTCTTATGATATTGATGCAGGTACGTTGACTTATGGCCAGGATTCTATTAACCGGCTAGATTTAAACGTCCTTCATGAGCAAATTGGTTATGTCAGCCAGAATGGGCGCCTCTTTTCAACCACAATCCGGGATAACATCCGCTTTGGTCGCCCGGAATTAAGCCAGGCAGAAGTTGAGCGCTATGCCAAACTTGCGGCTGTTCATGAGGATATTCTAGCCTTGCCGCAAGGTTATGATACCCAAGTTGGTGAGCGCGGTGTATCCTTATCTGGTGGTCAGCGGCAAAGGGTGACGATTGCCCGGACGCTAGCCATGGAACCAGACTTGCTCTTATTTGATGATGCCCTATCGGCTGTGGATGCCAAGACGGAGCGGCAAATTTTGGCGAATTTACAGGAAGAACGGCGCGGTCAAATGAATATTATCGCAGCTCATCGCATGAGTACTGTTCAAGGCGCTGATGAAATTCTTGTCTTGCGCAAAGGCCGGGTAGTTGAGCGCGGTAGTCACGGTGAATTAATCCAAGCAGACGGCTGGTATAACAAAATGTACGAACAGCAGCAATTGGAGCGTAAATTAAGTGGAGAGGAGGTAGAAGATGCAGAAGAAACGACGTTTTAA
- a CDS encoding DsbA family oxidoreductase: MKIDVWSDFTCPFCYLGESHLKQALAEVGLAAELNYHSYELEADAHYVEGLDYQTYMVERQSMPEAQVDQIFHHIAQNGAASGLAFNFAQAIPANTFTAHRIFQYAKEVGQGQVFFNRLYQAHFTEGLNIEDAQTLRELSEEIGLDLDQVEAILLDDSVYYEVVNEDIQQAVDMDLEGVPFYVFNDQYAVAGAQPVAYFVEALKQIEAEA; this comes from the coding sequence ATGAAAATTGATGTATGGTCGGACTTTACGTGCCCATTCTGTTATTTGGGGGAGAGTCATTTGAAGCAGGCCTTGGCAGAAGTGGGGCTTGCTGCGGAGCTGAATTACCATTCCTATGAATTGGAAGCGGATGCCCATTATGTTGAGGGCTTAGATTATCAGACGTATATGGTGGAGAGACAGAGCATGCCTGAGGCGCAAGTGGACCAAATATTTCATCACATTGCTCAGAATGGTGCAGCCAGTGGCTTGGCCTTTAACTTCGCTCAGGCTATTCCGGCCAATACATTCACAGCGCATCGTATCTTTCAATATGCCAAAGAAGTGGGGCAAGGGCAAGTTTTCTTTAACCGCTTATACCAAGCCCACTTTACGGAAGGTTTGAATATCGAAGATGCCCAGACGTTAAGGGAACTTTCGGAAGAAATCGGCTTAGACTTAGATCAGGTGGAGGCAATTCTCTTGGATGATTCAGTCTACTATGAGGTTGTTAACGAGGATATTCAACAAGCTGTCGATATGGACTTAGAAGGGGTGCCCTTCTATGTATTTAATGACCAGTATGCGGTCGCCGGGGCGCAACCAGTGGCGTATTTCGTTGAAGCCTTAAAGCAGATTGAAGCTGAAGCATAA
- a CDS encoding organic hydroperoxide resistance protein, whose protein sequence is MERRRYTIRAINTGGRNGESRLLDGSLSFQASMPKEMGGTGEGVNPEQLLALGWSACYHSALERHKKDAGVDAPSKVAVEIGLNTDPEIGGFKLSAIIEVDIEGVNRETVQALADKAHGDCAYSKATRNNIDVQVQVTEPHFIEDVQ, encoded by the coding sequence GTGGAACGTCGTCGTTATACCATCCGTGCCATTAATACCGGAGGACGCAATGGGGAAAGTCGACTCCTGGATGGCTCCTTGTCTTTTCAAGCTTCCATGCCTAAAGAAATGGGCGGTACCGGTGAAGGAGTCAACCCTGAGCAACTTTTAGCCCTTGGTTGGAGTGCTTGCTACCATTCTGCTTTGGAACGCCATAAGAAAGATGCCGGGGTTGACGCTCCATCGAAAGTTGCCGTAGAAATCGGTTTAAATACCGACCCAGAAATAGGCGGCTTTAAATTATCTGCAATCATCGAAGTTGACATTGAAGGAGTCAACCGCGAAACCGTCCAAGCCTTAGCTGATAAGGCCCACGGCGACTGCGCTTATTCCAAAGCAACGCGCAACAATATCGATGTTCAAGTCCAGGTAACCGAGCCACACTTTATTGAAGATGTGCAGTAA